A region from the Simiduia sp. 21SJ11W-1 genome encodes:
- a CDS encoding CoA pyrophosphatase — protein MLQKLSALLDHFSYSLDLPETHPRQAAVLIALTREADPQVLLTLRSTHLKRHSGEVSFPGGWWEPGDETLADTALREAHEEVGLAPENVEVLGTWRSRYARGGIRVQPVVGVISPDLPLTASPDELDAVFKVPVSFFLQDPRLRTDVFTRDGVEQWAPAYQFGEFEIWGFTAGMLVDLLNKTLDARIGRLHPSAPERRY, from the coding sequence ATGTTGCAGAAGCTTTCCGCTCTTCTTGACCATTTCTCCTACAGTTTGGATTTACCTGAAACCCACCCCAGGCAGGCCGCGGTGTTGATTGCACTCACCCGCGAGGCAGACCCACAGGTATTGCTCACGCTACGCTCAACACACCTCAAGCGCCATTCGGGCGAGGTGTCTTTCCCAGGCGGCTGGTGGGAACCCGGCGATGAAACCCTGGCAGACACCGCCCTGCGCGAGGCGCACGAAGAGGTGGGGCTGGCGCCCGAGAATGTAGAGGTGTTAGGTACTTGGCGTTCGCGTTATGCCAGAGGCGGTATCCGCGTGCAGCCGGTGGTGGGTGTGATTAGCCCGGATTTACCTCTAACAGCCAGCCCAGATGAGCTGGACGCCGTGTTTAAGGTGCCTGTGTCATTCTTTCTGCAAGACCCAAGGCTTCGCACAGATGTATTCACCCGCGACGGCGTTGAGCAGTGGGCACCGGCCTACCAGTTCGGGGAGTTCGAAATTTGGGGATTTACTGCGGGCATGCTGGTGGATCTGCTCAACAAAACCCTGGATGCCCGCATAGGCAGGCTGCACCCTAGCGCGCCAGAGCGCCGCTATTAG
- a CDS encoding phosphoserine transaminase — protein MRPNAKPQNPNFSSGPCSKRPGYDLSKLDTAMQGRSHRSTLGKAVLARACSQTAELLQLPEGYRVGIVPASDTGAVEMVLWSMLGARPVEVLYWESFGKGWYSDITQQLKLSDVTERCADYGQLPDLTAVDFNSDVVFTWNGTTSGVRVPNGDWIPGDRAGLTLCDATSAVFAMPMPWEKLDVVTYSWQKVLGGEGAHGMLILSPRAVERLESYTPAWPLPKIFRMTKNGKLIEGIFRGETINTPSMLCVTDYLDALDWLAGIGGQQAGIARCNTNLQVVEAFVEATPWIHFLAKDPALRSSTSVCLTLDATPEQVKAIIKLLEQEEVAFDIGAYRDAPHGLRLWCGATVEASDLQALMPWIEWAYHQVVAS, from the coding sequence ATGCGCCCAAATGCCAAACCCCAGAACCCTAACTTTTCATCAGGCCCTTGCAGCAAGCGCCCGGGCTATGACCTGTCTAAGCTAGATACCGCCATGCAAGGCCGCTCGCATCGCTCAACCTTAGGTAAGGCGGTACTGGCGCGCGCCTGCAGCCAAACCGCTGAATTGTTGCAGCTGCCAGAAGGTTATCGTGTGGGTATTGTGCCGGCATCGGATACCGGTGCTGTGGAAATGGTGCTTTGGTCTATGTTGGGCGCGCGCCCGGTAGAGGTGCTGTATTGGGAATCCTTCGGTAAGGGATGGTATAGCGATATTACCCAGCAACTGAAATTAAGCGATGTTACCGAGCGTTGTGCCGATTACGGCCAGCTGCCAGATTTAACGGCGGTAGATTTTAACAGTGACGTGGTGTTTACCTGGAATGGCACCACCTCCGGCGTGCGAGTGCCCAACGGCGACTGGATTCCCGGTGATCGCGCGGGCCTCACCCTGTGTGATGCCACTTCGGCCGTTTTTGCGATGCCCATGCCTTGGGAAAAGCTGGACGTTGTGACCTACAGCTGGCAGAAGGTGTTGGGGGGCGAGGGTGCGCACGGCATGCTGATTTTAAGTCCGCGCGCCGTTGAGCGGCTGGAGAGTTACACACCCGCTTGGCCGCTGCCAAAAATTTTCCGCATGACAAAAAACGGCAAGCTTATTGAAGGCATTTTTCGTGGTGAGACCATCAATACGCCATCAATGTTATGCGTTACCGATTACCTGGATGCGCTCGACTGGTTGGCGGGTATTGGTGGGCAGCAAGCGGGTATTGCGCGCTGTAATACCAACCTGCAAGTGGTTGAAGCCTTTGTAGAGGCCACCCCATGGATTCACTTTTTGGCCAAAGATCCGGCGCTGCGTTCATCTACCAGTGTGTGCTTAACACTCGATGCCACGCCCGAGCAAGTGAAGGCCATTATCAAGCTGCTGGAACAAGAGGAGGTAGCCTTCGATATTGGCGCCTACCGCGACGCGCCCCATGGATTGCGCCTGTGGTGTGGTGCAACAGTGGAGGCGTCAGACCTTCAAGCACTGATGCCCTGGATAGAATGGGCATACCATCAGGTGGTAGCTAGCTAG
- a CDS encoding NUDIX hydrolase — protein sequence MNFCSQCGAGVALIIPEGDNRERHVCGDCSTIHYQNPRIITGTLPVHEDKVLLCKRAIEPRYGLWTLPAGFMENGETTEQGATRETWEEASANIENLTLYTLFNLPYINQVYFFYRANLSDLNFGPGTESLEVGLFSEDEIPWEELAFPVITRTLQLYFDDRNTGHFPVRSEDILRRR from the coding sequence ATGAACTTTTGCAGCCAATGCGGCGCCGGTGTTGCATTGATTATTCCCGAAGGCGACAACCGCGAGCGCCATGTGTGTGGCGACTGCAGCACCATCCACTACCAAAACCCCCGCATCATTACCGGCACCCTGCCAGTACACGAAGATAAGGTTTTACTGTGTAAACGCGCCATTGAGCCGCGCTACGGGTTATGGACGCTACCGGCAGGCTTTATGGAAAATGGCGAAACCACCGAGCAAGGCGCCACGCGTGAAACCTGGGAAGAAGCCAGCGCCAACATTGAAAACCTGACGCTTTATACGCTGTTTAATTTACCCTACATCAATCAGGTGTACTTTTTTTACAGGGCAAACCTTAGCGACCTCAATTTTGGCCCGGGCACAGAGTCTTTGGAAGTTGGATTGTTTAGTGAAGACGAAATACCCTGGGAGGAGCTTGCCTTTCCGGTGATTACCCGCACACTGCAGTTGTATTTTGATGACCGTAACACAGGCCACTTCCCGGTGCGCTCGGAAGACATTTTGCGCAGACGCTAG
- a CDS encoding gamma carbonic anhydrase family protein gives MTLYKLGDHAPKCEGEGHFVAENATLIGQVLLKNHASVWFNAVIRADNAQITLGERTNVQDGAVLHTDPGLPLVLGDDVTVGHNAMLHGCEVGSNTLVGIGAVVLNRAKIGRNCIVGANALITEGMEIPDNSLVVGSPAKVIRTLGEDVASMLSESANIYVRHAKRYRDSLEEVSKLEVVE, from the coding sequence ATGACCCTCTATAAACTTGGTGACCATGCCCCCAAATGCGAAGGCGAAGGGCACTTTGTTGCCGAAAATGCCACGCTTATTGGGCAGGTGTTGCTGAAAAACCACGCAAGCGTTTGGTTCAATGCTGTTATTCGCGCAGACAACGCCCAGATTACCTTGGGTGAGCGAACCAATGTGCAAGATGGCGCCGTACTGCACACAGATCCCGGCCTGCCGTTAGTGCTGGGTGATGATGTCACCGTGGGCCACAATGCCATGCTGCACGGCTGTGAGGTGGGCAGTAACACTTTGGTGGGCATAGGTGCGGTGGTGTTAAATCGGGCGAAAATTGGCCGCAACTGCATTGTTGGTGCGAACGCGCTGATAACCGAAGGCATGGAGATACCCGATAACAGCCTGGTGGTAGGCAGCCCCGCCAAGGTGATTCGCACCCTGGGGGAGGATGTAGCCAGCATGCTGAGCGAAAGCGCCAACATCTACGTACGCCATGCCAAGCGCTACCGTGATTCGCTTGAAGAGGTGAGTAAGCTTGAGGTGGTCGAATGA
- a CDS encoding DUF1289 domain-containing protein, with amino-acid sequence MTNQPRERVKSPCTSVCALNEADVCVGCFRTGQEISRWSRMNPDEQRTVVRLARERARADNPFA; translated from the coding sequence ATGACCAATCAGCCCCGTGAGCGCGTTAAATCGCCATGTACATCGGTGTGTGCACTGAACGAGGCCGATGTGTGTGTGGGCTGCTTTCGCACGGGCCAAGAGATTAGCCGTTGGTCGCGTATGAACCCGGATGAGCAGCGCACTGTGGTGCGCCTGGCGCGCGAGCGGGCCCGGGCGGATAACCCTTTTGCCTAG
- a CDS encoding co-chaperone YbbN → MTATSESIVNVTMVNAQQVLIEASMERPVLVDFWADWCEPCKVLMPILEKLATEYAGRFLLAKANADELGGIAGQLGVRSLPTLILMDKGQPVDGLVGAQSEQAIRELLDKYLPPAWEADFLEAQALLASGTPADAQKARSLLRAALDAGGDFRVAILLADTLVDDGRLDDAEALLEKVALQDRQSDWQQVSAKLTLKREAGKAPEVVALEAAYAENPDDLGLAQQLAVALSEHQYREEALALLMGILRKDLNAGDGAIKKTLQDILAALGKGDPLAVQYQRQLYTLLY, encoded by the coding sequence ATGACGGCAACTAGCGAGTCCATTGTGAATGTCACAATGGTAAACGCCCAGCAGGTGTTAATTGAAGCCTCAATGGAGCGCCCGGTACTGGTAGATTTTTGGGCGGATTGGTGTGAGCCCTGCAAAGTATTAATGCCCATACTGGAAAAGCTGGCTACAGAGTACGCGGGCCGGTTTCTGCTGGCCAAAGCCAATGCCGATGAGCTAGGTGGCATTGCAGGGCAGCTGGGCGTGCGCAGCCTGCCCACACTCATTTTGATGGACAAGGGTCAACCAGTTGATGGCCTGGTGGGCGCGCAATCCGAGCAAGCCATACGCGAGCTGTTAGACAAATACCTGCCCCCAGCCTGGGAGGCCGATTTTCTGGAGGCACAGGCCTTGTTGGCCAGTGGGACGCCCGCCGATGCGCAAAAGGCGCGCAGCTTATTGCGTGCAGCCCTGGATGCTGGCGGAGATTTCCGCGTTGCCATTTTGCTTGCAGATACACTGGTAGATGATGGCCGCCTAGATGATGCCGAGGCGCTTTTGGAAAAGGTTGCCTTGCAAGACCGGCAATCTGACTGGCAGCAAGTGAGTGCCAAGTTAACGCTTAAACGTGAGGCAGGCAAAGCGCCGGAAGTGGTGGCGCTGGAAGCGGCCTATGCTGAAAATCCCGATGACCTGGGCCTTGCGCAACAGTTGGCAGTAGCCTTGTCTGAGCATCAATACCGCGAAGAAGCTTTGGCTTTGTTGATGGGGATATTACGTAAAGATTTGAACGCAGGTGATGGTGCCATCAAGAAAACCTTGCAAGATATTTTGGCGGCCCTGGGTAAGGGTGATCCGCTGGCGGTGCAGTATCAGCGCCAGCTCTATACCTTGCTGTATTGA
- a CDS encoding DUF3135 domain-containing protein, translating into MQLPDFDELLKLAESQPEALEALRQQHIQALLDESSPKLRRRLQGLQFQIDGLRRSQQHPLGACIKISNLMNESVHSLLLQINDLADDAPRLNAVVLPFKPRT; encoded by the coding sequence ATGCAATTGCCAGACTTTGACGAGCTGTTAAAGCTTGCCGAGAGCCAACCAGAAGCACTTGAAGCCCTGCGCCAACAGCATATTCAGGCGCTGCTGGATGAATCCAGCCCCAAATTGCGCCGCCGCCTGCAAGGGCTGCAGTTCCAGATCGACGGCCTAAGGCGCAGCCAGCAACACCCGCTGGGCGCGTGCATTAAAATTTCGAACCTTATGAATGAGTCGGTACACAGCCTGCTTTTGCAAATTAATGATTTAGCCGATGACGCACCGCGACTAAACGCGGTAGTGCTGCCTTTCAAACCCAGGACATAG
- a CDS encoding D-hexose-6-phosphate mutarotase: MEPSLPEGVSYRDSAAGIRLIDIDHPAFKACISKQGAQVLSFAPSGHGDLLWVSESEPYKKGSAIRGGIPVCWPWFGAYPGSGQLPAHGVVRTQDWDLISVSRKVEGITFVFQLPTAEAFSPYAELKAEGVELQLQVDLGARLKLRLTTVNNSAVPFVFSQALHTYFEVGDIATARVVGLTGVQFDDSLQPKADSPQKAVLDQLAIDREVDRIYYPRAPLTVESIQGRVHIATQGSGSAVVWNPWADKARGLSHFGPEDYLRMLCVETANCGRDSRTLAPGESHSLSVTYSVAPPVAVSGAGKS, encoded by the coding sequence ATGGAGCCCAGTTTGCCCGAAGGCGTAAGTTACCGCGATAGCGCGGCTGGCATACGCTTAATTGACATAGACCACCCGGCATTTAAAGCCTGCATAAGTAAGCAGGGCGCCCAGGTGTTGTCTTTCGCCCCTAGTGGCCATGGTGACCTCTTGTGGGTCAGCGAGAGCGAGCCCTATAAAAAGGGCAGCGCGATTCGCGGCGGCATTCCCGTGTGTTGGCCTTGGTTTGGTGCTTATCCGGGTTCTGGCCAATTGCCTGCCCATGGCGTGGTACGCACACAGGATTGGGATTTGATTTCCGTGAGCCGGAAAGTGGAAGGTATTACCTTCGTTTTTCAGCTTCCTACCGCCGAGGCCTTTAGCCCCTATGCCGAACTCAAGGCAGAGGGGGTTGAGTTACAGCTGCAAGTGGATTTGGGTGCCCGGTTGAAACTTAGGCTTACCACGGTAAACAACAGCGCGGTACCCTTTGTATTCTCACAAGCGCTGCATACCTATTTTGAGGTGGGTGATATTGCAACGGCGCGCGTGGTGGGCCTTACCGGTGTCCAGTTTGATGACAGCCTGCAACCCAAGGCCGATTCGCCGCAAAAGGCAGTGCTCGACCAGTTGGCGATTGATCGCGAAGTGGATCGTATTTATTACCCCCGGGCGCCGCTTACGGTGGAATCTATACAGGGGCGGGTGCATATCGCAACCCAGGGTAGCGGCAGTGCCGTAGTCTGGAACCCCTGGGCAGACAAGGCCAGGGGTTTGAGCCATTTCGGGCCAGAAGACTACCTGCGTATGTTGTGTGTTGAAACGGCCAATTGCGGGCGCGATAGCCGCACCCTTGCGCCCGGTGAGAGTCACAGCCTATCGGTAACCTACAGTGTCGCGCCGCCAGTGGCTGTTTCAGGCGCTGGTAAATCTTAG
- a CDS encoding DUF3014 domain-containing protein, whose translation MSRQQGVLLVVAVGLIAAIGYFLLRDQPETHETVAVPVQPAPIERMPEPAAQAQEAPDPAAQKQIEQKPKLLPVAPSINESHEYIVAVVNSLSPSLTQWLVSEELLRKWVILIDQIADGSLSQKHLPVSYEMAPFAIEGNAKSAAIARENYARATPLVKAFTQIKPEVLVAYYRHWQPLLDKAYAELGKSGTFEERVMQAIRQMQSVPQAPQDAEIHASPVMYKYVDPAFEKAPALHKWMWRLGPENQSNIKSYLTQVKLALYRQAQ comes from the coding sequence ATGAGTCGTCAGCAAGGCGTGTTGTTAGTTGTAGCCGTGGGTTTGATTGCCGCGATTGGCTATTTTTTATTGCGTGATCAACCCGAAACCCATGAGACTGTGGCCGTGCCAGTGCAGCCTGCGCCCATAGAGCGGATGCCTGAGCCCGCAGCGCAAGCGCAGGAGGCCCCAGACCCTGCAGCCCAAAAGCAGATTGAGCAAAAGCCTAAACTGCTGCCTGTGGCGCCTTCAATTAACGAGAGTCACGAATATATTGTGGCTGTGGTTAATAGCCTCTCCCCCAGCCTGACGCAGTGGTTGGTAAGTGAAGAGCTGCTGCGCAAATGGGTAATTCTGATAGACCAGATTGCCGATGGCAGTTTGTCGCAAAAGCATTTGCCGGTAAGTTATGAGATGGCCCCCTTTGCTATTGAGGGCAACGCCAAAAGTGCAGCCATAGCGCGTGAAAATTATGCCCGCGCGACCCCACTGGTGAAGGCGTTCACACAGATTAAGCCCGAGGTACTGGTGGCTTACTATCGGCATTGGCAGCCGCTGCTGGATAAAGCCTATGCCGAGCTCGGCAAAAGCGGCACCTTTGAAGAACGCGTAATGCAGGCCATTCGGCAAATGCAATCGGTGCCCCAGGCGCCGCAAGATGCGGAAATTCATGCAAGCCCGGTGATGTATAAATACGTAGATCCGGCCTTCGAAAAAGCGCCGGCGCTGCATAAATGGATGTGGCGTTTAGGCCCGGAAAACCAATCGAATATTAAAAGTTATTTAACGCAGGTGAAGCTCGCGCTTTATCGGCAAGCCCAATAA
- a CDS encoding YqfO family protein has protein sequence MFKLCVYIPESHLEVVKRALFDAGAGRQGDYECCCWQVPGQGQFKPAQDAQPFIGAVGELTHVAEYRVEMLVAPQFASAVIKALRNAHPYEEPAFDLVALVDARQFK, from the coding sequence ATGTTTAAGTTGTGTGTATATATTCCCGAGTCGCACCTGGAAGTAGTCAAGCGCGCGCTGTTTGACGCGGGCGCCGGCAGGCAGGGGGATTACGAGTGCTGTTGTTGGCAGGTGCCTGGCCAAGGCCAATTTAAGCCTGCGCAGGACGCCCAGCCCTTTATTGGTGCTGTGGGCGAGCTTACACACGTTGCCGAATACCGGGTAGAAATGCTGGTGGCGCCGCAGTTTGCCAGCGCGGTGATAAAGGCACTGCGCAATGCGCACCCCTATGAGGAGCCCGCCTTTGATCTTGTGGCGCTGGTGGATGCCCGGCAATTTAAATAG